TCGTTGCGATAGAGATGATGAGGATCGAGACATAGACATTGAGCCCAAAAAGGCCCTCGATGATCACCGCCCCTGCGTAGAGCGAGACGCCGATGTGGATGAACAGTGCGCCGAACACCGCCATGACCGCGAGCATGGTGCGCGATCCACCCGAGAAGCGGCGCTCGAGGTACTCGGGCAGTGTCGCGACGCGGTTTCGAAAATAAAACGGCGCGAAGACCAGCCCCAGCAGGATCAGACAGAATGCCGCGAGCCACTCGAAGTTGCCGTAGACAAGCCCGTGGCTATAGCCCGATTGCGCGAGCCCGACGAGGTGGACTGTCGAGATGTTCGTCGCAAACAAAGACAGCCCGATGACAGGCCAGCGGAGGTTGCGCCCGGCGAGGAAGTAGTCGCTGGTGGTCAGCTTTTCTTTCCTTGCGGCCCAAAGCCCCAGGGCCACGATCCCCAAGAGGTAAACCACCACAATGGCCAGGTCCAACGTGTGGAACGCGGCCGCGAGTTGAGGTGTGTATACGCGAGTCATGTCGGTGTGATTTCTCGCTCGGGCGTGGGTTTGTCACCGGCGTCGGGCGCGGTCGGCGCGCCGCCGGGGGGTGCCTGGGGCGGACGGGCCGAGTGTATCGGATGCGCGCCCCATGGGCTTTAGTCGGGGGATGCCGTGCTTGTCGGCCAGCTGCGAAAACGTATCGAGCAGGTTGAGCCCCAGAGGGATCCCATCGCGCAGGCGCTGCGCCCGGCAGTTCAGTTCGGGCTCGCCCGGGAACAGCACCTTGCCGTCCGGATCGGCCGGGCGCACCTGCCCCCAACGCGTTAGCATCTGTTCGATACGTTCGCGGAACGCTTCGACTTCGACAAAGCGCCTAATGTCGATCGCGCCGACCAGTCCGCCCAGTCGCCGCCGCTCGGTGTAGTCGCCGTACATCTTGGGGATGTCCGGCCCGATGGGCGCGCCCGACAACATCGCGCAGAGCACGTCGATCACCAGGCCAAGCCCCGCGCCCTTGTAACCAGCGGCCGGGTAGAGGGCGGCGACTTCGTCGGGACGCGTGGTGTCCTGGCCTTGGGCATCCACCGCCCAGCCCCGCGGGATCAAGACGCCTTCCTGTGCGGCGTTGGCGACACTGTTCCACGGCGTCACGCTCGTCGCCATATCCAGGCAGATGTCCCGACCCCCACGTCCGGGCACCGTGACGCACATCGGGTTGGTCCCGCAGAAAGGCTCGGTGGCACCATGGGGTAGGACCATCGGATCGACATGCGTAAACACCAGCCCGATCATGCCTGCCTGCGCGACCTGTAGGCCGAAGTATGACAGCGCGCCGCAGTGGCTGGAGTTACAGACGCTGACCCAGCCCGCGGCGCCGCAGTCTCGGGCGAGGGCGACGGCCTCGTCGGCGGCACGCGACATCGCGAGCTGGCCCATCCCGTGGCCGCCATCCAGTCGGCCCGCCGCAGGGCCCAGGTGCTCGTACCCCATTTCGGGGCGCGGCTCGATGCTCCCCTGTCGGATTCGCTCCAGATAGTGGGGCAGCCGCGCTACGCCGTGCGAATCGATCCCCCGCAGGTTCGACTCGACCAGAGAGTCGGCGAGCAGCCGTGCGTGCTGCGCGGGCAGCCCCTGGGATTCGAGGAGCTGGGCGCACAGCGACCGAATCGCCTTTGGTTCGCATGTTTGGGATTGTGTTGAGACTTGAGCCATCACAAGGGCCAGTCGGCTGAGTGAAATTGAAATATAAAATATAATCTAAAATCCTTGTTTGTCAACTCGAAACGGGGGGAAACATCCAAAACGGTTTTTGTGAGGCCTAAAATCTATGCACGTAAGTACAGGCTGGGCTTGACAGCTAGGCGGGATCATATATAATTTCGGTATGAATATGGATACATCTCCTTCTTCAGTGGTGCCGATTCCTTCCGCTGTTGGCCTGCGTCGGACAGTGACCCAACATCTGATGCGGTCGATCTTTACCGGCAAGATGACCTCGGGCGATCGGTTGGTCGTGACCAAGCTCGCGGGCCAGCTGGGCGTAAGCGCTACGCCGGTGCGAGAGGCATTGGTCGAGCTGCACAACATCGGCCTGGTCGATCTCCTGCCCAATCGGGGGGGCGTCTGTCTGCCATTCGGTGTACGCCAGCTGCGCGAGATCTACCACATCCGCCGGATCCTGGAGGTCGAGACGATCCGCCTGGCGTGCGGGCACATCCCCAAGAAGCAGCTCGTTTCGCTGACCCAGGCGTTCGAGGCATTGGCAATGCAAGACTGCATGGACCCGGATTGGTCGCCCCGCGCGATCGACTATGACATCGCGCTGCACACGCTCATCGCCGAACATTGCGGCAACAGCCGCATCTGCCATGAGCTGGACCGCTACGCTGTGATGATGCGTGCCATCCGCGAGGTTGCGGGCAACCAGCGCGACATCCAGAAGCAGGCCATCGACGATCACCTCCAGATTATCTCTGCACTGATGGACGGCGACGCCTCGGCTGCGTCTCGTGCGATGAGCCGACACATCGACCATACCGCCGTCAACGTCGAGCCGCTTATCTTCAAAGGTGACAAGCCCGGCTAATCCCTGGGTGGCGCAACTCCAGGGCCGCGACCAAGCCACTGTCGGTCGGCAACGACCTGTTCAAAAGATCAGTAGCCATGCCGCACACCCCGGGCGGGGCGTGACCCTCCCACTCCAGACACCCCCCCGAAAGCCGACCCGATGAAACCCCCGCACTCTTTTGTCTTGTCCGTCGCCGCCCTGGCTGCGTGTGCCAGCCACCCGCTCGCCCCGCGGCTCCAGGCGTCCTGGGCCGAGGCTGTCGATCCGGATTCGTCGCCGATCCACAAGATCGGGACGATCGATGTCGATACGGTCGAGACCTCGCCGGTGGTGTTCAACGACACGCTATACCGTTTCGAGTCGATCCGTGAGGGCTATCACGG
The sequence above is a segment of the Phycisphaeraceae bacterium D3-23 genome. Coding sequences within it:
- a CDS encoding Ldh family oxidoreductase; translated protein: MAQVSTQSQTCEPKAIRSLCAQLLESQGLPAQHARLLADSLVESNLRGIDSHGVARLPHYLERIRQGSIEPRPEMGYEHLGPAAGRLDGGHGMGQLAMSRAADEAVALARDCGAAGWVSVCNSSHCGALSYFGLQVAQAGMIGLVFTHVDPMVLPHGATEPFCGTNPMCVTVPGRGGRDICLDMATSVTPWNSVANAAQEGVLIPRGWAVDAQGQDTTRPDEVAALYPAAGYKGAGLGLVIDVLCAMLSGAPIGPDIPKMYGDYTERRRLGGLVGAIDIRRFVEVEAFRERIEQMLTRWGQVRPADPDGKVLFPGEPELNCRAQRLRDGIPLGLNLLDTFSQLADKHGIPRLKPMGRASDTLGPSAPGTPRRRADRARRR
- a CDS encoding GntR family transcriptional regulator, translated to MDTSPSSVVPIPSAVGLRRTVTQHLMRSIFTGKMTSGDRLVVTKLAGQLGVSATPVREALVELHNIGLVDLLPNRGGVCLPFGVRQLREIYHIRRILEVETIRLACGHIPKKQLVSLTQAFEALAMQDCMDPDWSPRAIDYDIALHTLIAEHCGNSRICHELDRYAVMMRAIREVAGNQRDIQKQAIDDHLQIISALMDGDASAASRAMSRHIDHTAVNVEPLIFKGDKPG